The DNA region TCCCATAGGAAACACCTTTTCaataaggggggaggtgtagcgtgacccgttgatcacgcgaacatAGTCACGAATAGCGCTACTGCCCTGTATGTTCGATTAATGGCGCTGAGAgagaaatttgaatataaaacgtAATGTTTCAAGCCGTacatttcatatacatatactttattcAGGCACGATAGCTTAGGCTTAGAATAAGTAGGGAAACAAGAAGTTTCCACAGAGATCCTTGACGAAACCAGATAGGCGAGACTAATCAAGGAATTTGGGTAAAGTCGTGTAACCTCTTGGGAGAGcttctccaatttcgcataaatagACAGTCGAAGTCTAGAATCGGTCAAGGACGGGAAGTCGTAAATTCTCAGTCAAGGACCTCTTGGAACTCcctcggacctctctctcgctcggtcccACGACCCTTGTTTTGACGGGCCTTCACGTGGCCTTCACCCTCGCGTGTACCCCACTCTCGTGCGCGCGCTATTGAGGCACCTCCACCTCCAATCACCATCGAGCAACAACCGAAGACGAGCCACCCGACGAATCAACGTCCAGCTGGAAGATCCGAATTTTCCTATTGGCTAAGGAAATGGATGCTGGAAGAATATAAAACTTCAGGACGAGGCAAATACGAGGCAGATAGAATTCTCAGATCATAGAGTCGACAACTAAGTTCAATTAAATAAagtctatatttatttttcctttACATTACATTGTTAAAAGTTATTTTCTGCAAACCTTCCACGAGCAGAGTGCTTCAGCGCTCCACGGGCATCCGAACCCAGCAAATTCCCTAATCCCAGTACAAAATGAGCGCCAGTGTTCATAAATTGTTAATACACGGAGCTGATATTATAAAATCTTTACCACTACTAGTTGGCTAACTGTCAGAAGATGTAATTGAGGCGGGCCATAAAGAGTATAAAAAATTAAGACAATATCACTCCAGAAGAACTTCAAGAATCAACACCAATAGTGACATATTTAACTGGATGCTGGTATCCTCGGACCCTCTTGTGACAAGTACGCGAAAAACCCCGAAAAAAAACAAAGCAAAGTTTAATCAGGTTTTATTAAGCATGCTAAGATTGCCTACTttccataataataatattgaaagCAACGATGATGCTACTAATGATGctgatgataatgatgaaaataacaatgaggatgtataataacatttttattgcatattatatCTCAAATAAAACTACAGAAATAATGTAgtgttttaatttatttaattctgttttaatttaaataatatggaCCCTTAACCCTTTTTTATGACATCAATTAACCCTAAGTAGCTACTTTTCCGATGATTATTATTAAGCAGTCTTCTTATAAGCATTTCTAACCAGAATGTCAAATAAAATCTCATTTCATATTTTTGTCGTCGTAATTTGGTTATTCGGCCGTATGTGCGCCGTgccgagcgctcgccctgggtgcggacgagacccatgggcgagttctaattaGAGATCTCGATTTCACATGTATCTGAGCGCAACCTTTACTTggttcctttttttttcctccTTTGGTTTAATAATTCAGATGTATAATCTTTTCCAAAATTGAAACGCCAAGTTTCCGTACATCACGTTTCGTTGACCAGGTCCGAGCAACGTGGAAGGCGCGAATCAGTGGCGATGGATTCGTCGCGACATCGTACCGCCGCCGCAGCAGCCATCGTCGCCGGCGGAATGGAGGTATCTAATGGTCGGCGATTccgacgaatcgtcggactgcgACGATATTGTGGACGCGCTGTACGATGCTGCTATTGCTGCTGCTGATAtgtacatttatatatatatatataccctcggttattccatgaacttcgatcgtgctcgtgggatcaatggttatcccagattttaaactagacgcgcgtatcaaattgacttccgagcccgtgtctaataagaattcacttttctcgtgaagctgaggggcggagatttgtacgcgcgggatcggcgagtctactgcgaggttaactgcagagacgaatcgtcgatctggtcttcggggagctcgtttgttcgaacggcggtctgcgtgaatgtttggttgcgcttcgttggggcggcctcccgctgttgattcgtttcgGTcaggaggcctgactcgtttcccgagcgcaggttattatTATAAGCTCGTTTGCGGCACTCGTGAATGTCATgtccgggagttttgcaataattgcaaaactttcggggctctcccgaacgtctgttgcgatttgaattcgggtcccggttttcgcgctgcgggttttgttcgcgaggagTTTCGGACCGCCATTGTGGAgtttgagaacgataagagttgcggttcgagtttctccacaagtctcgacgttggtgggacccgttatcgcgacgctcatccggtccgttgtcgcgacgttcaggaaTGCGTTCGCGGGAATTgtaattgtcagaagagcgtgggcgataggagcttctgttatctgagaagcttaccttgcgggaatcgtcacgattagattcgcgacgacggttttgatacagctcatattgcttatatgcagagatggctgcttcgaagatttctgccgaattctgagaacggcaatgcaaaacttcgctgcgaagttgtgggagtagaccgcgaaggaagcactcgactgtgaaacgatcgatttctctgtagtcgtaatgtccgtcggtagaatcgctgatggcggttcgtaaatccttgactcgatttatgaaatcAAGAATATgttcattgttgccctgggctacgcttgccaattcgccacggtactggtccacgaatttgtagggtcccagtactgttcgtagcttatcgcaaagttgtgagatcgtacgtatgttttcgccttcaatggcagcgtatatatatatatatatatatgtcacAACAGATTTCGTTGAATCTGAGCCCAACCTTTACtcggttctttttttttcctttggttgaataattcaaatttataatcttttcgaaaattgaaatgCCACGTTTTTGTACATCGCGTTTCGTTGACCAGGTCCGAGTAACATGGAACAGACGCACCAATGGTATTATGTTCATCATCATTGCAACGTACCTTCGCCGCACCCTCCGCCGCCGTCGCTGCCGACGCCATACAATAACTGGATCCTTACCGATTCCGACGAATCGTCGGATGACGATATTCCGGACGAAGCGATATATGCTGCTGCTACTGCTGCTGCTGGTCTGAGTAACATGGAACAGACGCCCCCCAATGGTATTATATTCATCGTTGCAACGTACCGCCGCCGCGACCGCCACAGCCGCCGCTGGATCTCGTCACCGTTTCTTCAAACTTGTCTGAACAAACAAATCACATTGTCTGCGGGTTCAACTTACGAACAAAAAGAAGAGTTACAAAAATTAGATGTTATAGCATTTTGGAGCACCGTaggaaatttaaaagattgttcAGGTGAATTAATGTATGACGAACTTGCAAAACCAGCATTTATATGCCTATCACTACCGCATTCCAATGCAGatgtggaaaaatatttttccatagtcacggacatgaaaaatataaaaagaaattgcttAGGTACACAGATGGTTTGCCCTATGActagaattaaattatattttatagtcgATATTTGAGAGAGTCGTACGCTGTGTGCGAGATTCGCGATGCGTTCGACCGACGAGCGTGCCGAAGCGTTGTTTACAGTTCTTAACAAAGGCTCGACGGTTGACGAAGATTTCCGAAGATCGGCGACAAGCACTGATCAATGGAAGAAGGCAGTCGTTTATGAACAATCGAGGCATCAGTCACGGGTCGCCATTTATGGTCTTATACCTTCCTCAGTGTGAAAATTCAtacttcatacttcgcttcacgactgaaactcccacatgttacaattcattttatttataataaagaatgtttacaatgtctatttagaacgattcatatgattcatttgattaagtacgtatatgtacacgagtacgatacgatacgcggcaataacctaaaacctgcgaaatgtcatctGTCCTTgctgcgtccccatcgcgcacaagcaacgtgtcacatattactctagtcatcagagagggggtacctcatatcggcgtgattcccctcatctggcagcactgatCCCGCAGCCGTCCACACAGTCGCTGCCGCGACATCGAGACCCTGTTCCGTGCAAGCTCCGTGCGTGTAAATGGTCACAATTTCCTACTCCTACAATTTCATGCTAATCCGTTTCATTTCTGTACACCGCGTATGTGAAACTCGCAGTCGACACAGTGGGGAGTGGGTGGTGGAGTGGGAGTTGACGGGCTCACTGCGCCTTCTCATCTCTCGTGAAATGCACTTTACAATTGGTGAACCGACTACTTTGTTCGGGACGAAGGAGCGTTCAGCAGTTTCCTGGCTCGACGATACGAGCTGGGGTTCCAGAATTCGCTGTGTCTATGCCAGAGATGGGcattatctaaataaaaaattattcaaatatgtTTTCGATAAAAATAACCTGTATCTTTTGTGTTTTATTCGAAGTCGAATGCAGGCGTCACAATGTATCTGTAACTTTATCTTTCGAGCACTCGGTTTGGAGAGTTTATTCGTCTGTCTCTCCGAGGATTTTGTGGTTGTCTTCAACTTTTATTTCAGAGTCGAATACAGCGTCACGATGTATCTTACGGTTGTATCTGTCGTTACTTGGTAGCAGAGTATCCGTCAAATTTTATTGGAACAAATAGATTAGTAATCTTATGGATTATAATTCGAATCCAGATGTCGCGCGAGATTTATCTGTCATCTTCACTCGTTATTTGTTAGAGAAAACTTAACGACTGTATTCACACACGATTTAGTGAATACAGTTATACAGAAAACACAACAATAAATGTAATGACCAACGATACGCGACGAAAAGCTGGTTGACGAAAACGAGAACGACAGAGAGGTAACGGCTAAACGAAAGCGGTGAGACGGACGCGATATCTACATATAAGCGGTTGCCGTTAACTAGAATAAGAAGACCTGCCGGTTTAAACCCGAAAATTCACGCGTTGGGCTGACGCAAAGTAGTGGGGAGCGCTtagacgacgtgacgtcacccgatcacggctacgcgaagtcggtaaggCAGATCGACTGCGTATCGGTCGGCCGGAACATTTCACCcaccccccttgccgagacgcagttttggcaatagacgcggGGCCGTCGACTTGcatttaagggggccgtctcctagcagatgacggtcgcgcgtgaacactcacacaccgctagaccacgtatacgtactcgagaattgctaggatcagggaaatgcgttctgatttctcgataatgcaaagacgggggtttttattagtcaaaatcgctagataaaagatcaatctagtgcgctgtttgcttcaaaagtcgttcttttacgtttccgagcaatgattttgcaatattcggctgcatgttgcccgttagatggcgctgcagtcacgccggcgtactagcctctccgacgggcaacatgcagccgaatattgcaaaatcattgctcggaaacgtaaaagaacgacttttgaagcaaacagcgcactagattgatcttttatctagcgattttgactaataaacacccccgtctttgcattatcgagaaatcagaacgcatttccctgatcctagcaattctcgcgtacgtatacgtggtctagcggtgtgtgagtgttcaagcgcgaccgtcatctgctaggagacggcccccttaaagtATTCTCCACGAGAGAACCGTACCGCGTGAAAACCTGTTTTCGTTCGTCGCTATGCaccttcgccctaattggttcaagaaagtggggagtgggtagtgaAGTGAGAGATGACAGactcgctgcgcccccaccatctaCATCAGCTCAGAAGGCTGCGCAGAACGATACGTTTCTCTCGTGGAGAATACTTTACGACGGTTTATGACGCGGGGCGATTCGCTTCGACGGACAATCGACACAATTTGACGATTGGCCGTTTTAACATAGTAATCGCAGTTCGGGCAGTTCGCAGGCGCGACGGGAGCTGTCGCATAATTTGCGTACAccaggcatgggcagaaatagcacgcgtgctagtgattctcaaggaatacccccacttctcccggccgcgcgtctcaatccccttggcggccgtagttgctccgagcactacggccgccacggggagcgagacgcgcggccgggagaagtgagGGTATTCtacgggtattccttgagatttcctagcacgcgtgctatttctgcccatgcctggCGTACACCGACGAGCTCTATGACGAGCCCACGTTACGCAGCGATTGATAAGGATCGCACTAGTCGTTGACCGCTGACAATCCGATACGATTGTCGGCGTACAAATTGTGCAAGTGCGCTTGAGCGATAACGAGAGAGGTGAACGCCGAGGACCGCGGCAAGATTATCGGGTTTTTTATCCACATCGACGAGGGAGTGCTGCAAGCATCCTCCCACGCGCAAGATGCCGTTTGCGTCAGCGAAAAAAACGGCTACGCCGTGCGTTATTGCCTGAATTTCTTGTGCGAAATGATCCGCCTGTGTTTGGCAAATTCAAAACTGACGAGTTTTCTATTTCAGCGACGGTTAAGGGATCTACAGGCCCGCGATCCGCTCTATCGATCTTCATCCGGCGCAAAGCTCGACAACACAATACGGTTATACGTAACAACCGAGTAAGCGACGAGAATCTCTACGTGGAATTCGACGCGGCGTGTAACGTGGACGTTTTCTCAGGTCGTTTCTCGGCGTCGAAGCGGGGATCCGGAGACAGTGTTTCCGCGGGCCATGCTGGAGAGAAGTCTCGCAGCCACGCAGAGGCCCTCGCCACCAAATGGAATCGAGCAATGCTCGGGGAGAGACACCGCGGGACGCTGAATCAGCAGAGTTGCTTGTCCCTGGAACGTGACGCCAATAGGCTTGCGGTGCGAACTGATGTATATCCGCGAAGCGATTCCGTACGAAATCCTTCCATTTGGAGGGAGGGCTGCGAATCCACGCGAGCGCCACGGCCGAATCTGCCCACGGATGCGTTGGCATTCGCTCGAGTTCCAACGCTGTTCGGATGTGCCCGACTTGCTTTGCGAGGAGGAGCGCGGCCGACAATTCCAGACGCGGAATGGTCATTGGTTTGATGGGAGCGACTCTGGACTTCGCGGATATAAGAGTTACGCGGAAGGTATCATCGTCATTTCTGACCCGCATATAGATTACCATGCCCATTGCGCGTGGATGCATCGGCGAATCCATGATTTCAATGAAGCGGTGGCGGTCGAGGTGTCCGACCTATCGATCCAGAGTCAGATTTCGAATTTCCGGCAAGTCGGTGCAGAATCGCTCCCACCGACGCGTGAACTCGGGCGGAAGAACATCGTCCCATCCCGTTTTCTAAGTCCATAATTCGCCCACCTACATAGGACGCAGTTTTCGCTCCATTCTCGCGATCGGAAGCAACGCACATGTGGCCGAGACGTTCGTATTCCTCGAGGAACTTCGTGTATTTTCTCCGGAATTGAGGACGCGACGCGAGTGCCTTTTCGCTCCGCAACAATATTCGAAGCGCCGCTGATCGCGAGTCCCCGAGCTCGCAAGGGTTTCTTTTGCGAACGGCAAACGCACAATGTATCGCCCGGTTTGGTCGCGGAAATGAGTATTACATTGACGCTCGGAGCCTGTCAGCATCGCTTCGTGCCGAGTGTTCGGCTCCTCCTGGACCCAGAATTTCTACAGCAGCTCGTAGAGGTCCCGGTCGACGCCGCACTGGAAGCTGGAGACTCCGACGGATACAGGATCTGGGATGGCCAACCAAGCTCGGTGAGTTGGTCGACTGGATGCGGCTGTACACGTCGACGCCGATCACGATGTCGATTGGCTGCGAATCCAGGTAGGAAGGGTCGGCCAACTTCAACCCTTGTATGTGTGACCAACGTGCGTGCGGATTTGCCACGGTGGGTGTAGAATGTGTCCGCTCGGGTAAAATAAAGGCGTTTACTTCGCAGTTGTACGTCTCGGTGAGCGATGATATGACGAACGTGGAGACGCCCCGTGTCGTCACATTATGATCCGCTCTGATGCCGTAAATAGGCAAGCAGGCTGCCGTGAAAGACGCAACCGTTGGCAAATGGACTCCTTGATGAAGGAAACCTCGGAAGCTGTCCCCGTTGGTGGAAATAACGTTGACGAGTGCAGTCTCCTTGGGCGAGATAGGAACGACGTGGTGAACAGTTGCAGATGAAGACTCGTCTGTCGGTGCTGATTCCGAGGACGACGAGGACGCTGAGGTGACGGTGGAGGCTTCATGCAACGACGTGTGGTGTCGCGGAGCGTATTTCGTGCACCGCTTAGTGCTGCGACAGGTCTTTCGTGGGTGGTTACCCAAGCAATTGCAGTAGCGTCGATGTTGGGTAACGAGCTGCTTTCGTTGATCCGGAGTCTTCGAGAGATATTGAGTGCAGGCTCCGAGGTAGTGATCCGCGGTGCATAGAATGCAACGTTTCTGCAACGTAGCGTGCGATCGAGCGCTGGACGATCGCGATTTCTGTGCCGTCGTGACAGCTTTTGCTTTCTCGATCGAAGTAAGCGCGTATATGCGATGTTGCAGAAAATCGTCAAGGACGGCTCGGAATCCAGCCGTCGAGTTACCCAGAATAGTATAAACGGCCCCCAATGCAGAACTTGACATTTGAG from Lasioglossum baleicum chromosome 11, iyLasBale1, whole genome shotgun sequence includes:
- the LOC143213316 gene encoding uncharacterized protein LOC143213316, with the translated sequence MSSSALGAVYTILGNSTAGFRAVLDDFLQHRIYALTSIEKAKAVTTAQKSRSSSARSHATLQKRCILCTADHYLGACTQYLSKTPDQRKQLVTQHRRYCNCLGNHPRKTCRSTKRCTKYAPRHHTSLHEASTVTSASSSSSESAPTDESSSATVHHVVPISPKETALVNVISTNGDSFRGFLHQGVHLPTVASFTAACLPIYGIRADHNVTTRGVSTFVISSLTETYNCEVNAFILPERTHSTPTVANPHARWSHIQGLKLADPSYLDSQPIDIVIGVDVYSRIQSTNSPSLVGHPRSCIRRSLQLPVRRRPGPLRAAVEILGPGGAEHSARSDADRLRASM